Below is a genomic region from Raphanus sativus cultivar WK10039 chromosome 4, ASM80110v3, whole genome shotgun sequence.
GCTCGATATGTGGGAAAAGAATGAAACTTCAGACATCAGTAACGAAACCCAATAAATCCTAAATCGAGATAAATCTTGAGGTGAAACTAATCTTTAAGAGAAGCGGAAGTGCGGGAGAAAGAACCTGATGAGGGGGCAAAGGAAGGAGAAAGAGGAAGTCTTGTGGCTCCTCCGAGCAAAAGAAGTCGGCGAGGGGTGGGCGTTATAGGTTTACAGAGAACAAGATGAAAAAGAGaaggggaaaaaaaaaaagttgcgtCGGAGTGGGTTCGAAACGGTGACTTGATGGTGAAAACAGAAGCGAATTTATCCAACTGTGCCGCTTTACGTTATTAGGGTTTCTTCggaaataatttatataaagcTATGAATAGAATCACATCtccattatctttttttttttaaatcatcaaCTTTCTCTTTTCACCattatctttttctttgtttgagtgtattttaacaattaaaagaaaataaaatattgtatcaAATATGTAACTTTTGTGTCTAATTATAGGTAAAACAATTTACCAAAAATGTTTGATTGTATATCAAATATCTGATTTTCTATTATAGTTAAAAGTGTGATACTTGTTCATATTCAATCCAGAAAAATCAAATGTATGGTTGACAAAAAATCTCAATATATATAATCCAAAAATGTGATATTTATTTGGAATCAATAGCCAAAGTTAAATGCATTGCATACCCAAGAAAAAACACATCATATTTTTTACGCTCTAGTAAATTTCAGTTCTAccacaaatttaatattattttccaaATTACTATTAATGAATGATTATTTTCACAATACTCTAAATTTATGGTATAACAAcactaaactaatttttataacatttataaatccAATCTCAACCTttaaatagtaaatattaaataataatcactaaaacataaactcaaatattagtatatttttttattgatgatatttttgaaaaacaatgaCTAACTTATTCTGACAGTTTCTCTAGTAAGAATCATGACTCTCAAGCAGATAAAGAAAGAGAGCTATCGTTTTCACTTTTCAAAAGAACATCTGCATATGATATCTAGCCCAAATCtcagataaaattttaataaacagtTTAAGAATTGTTGTTAAAAAACAGTTTAAGATTTGTTTGTTTCCCTGATAAAGTTTTCTGGTCGAAAAACAAATCAGACTAGTTCTACAATGTTTATAGAATCGGACAGCAAAAATGTTGTCATTTATGAATAagtggaatatatatatactcgtTTGAAAATACGTCGGAAAATGCTAGCTAGTGAAACAATCAAGGCATGATAAGTTCATTACTTCCTCCGTTCAAATCATATGAGTGAGGCTATATACCAAACAAATACTGGGGGATCATAAGAAGAATATGTGATacgttttttcaaaaaaaatatatatatatgatgcgTAAAGAGTAGATTGAGTTTTTTTATCATGGGCGGATTTAAGAATAAGCCAATGAAACATTGGTATTGGTCccaaaaaaattacattttttatattgacATAAGtctctaaattttcaaaaaaaaggaaagtttattaaaattattaaaagtgtTTAAACCCGTCAAAATCTCAGATCCAACCATGTTTGTCATCCTAAGTTAGAAATAAATTGGTGTGAACACCACTTTCAACTTGTCCATATAAAAAACTTGAGCAGTGAGTACCAACATCCAAAAGCATAGTCTAACCTATATTGCTATGCCTGAATTTGCTATGATGAATTGGACAAATATGTAATCAACAAAAGGGTTGCTCAGAAAAAAATGACAATGATCATTATTTCATATAATTGATGAACAAAGCAATAGTAATGAGTGTGGGACAAACACATAAAGCCTCCTAATGGAAGCGTGAATCACTTCATTCACTTGCAGTCATATATGTATATGGGACCAAGatatcaaacaattttttttaacattctCATCCTGGCGAAAAAACGAGAAAAGGAATAGTAGATCAAATATTAGTGACAGAAGAAAATGCAACATGTCATCAAAGAAAATGGTAACAATTCTTTAGCAATAAGAAATACAGTTAAAAGCTTTGCAAATAGTACTTTGATACAGTTAAAAACGGTGAAAGCGTTCAAATGCAACGATCCTACCCAACAGATTATCCGATGTGCCTAATCCAATGTGCTAGTTGTTAGAGATTGGAGGCACACAAGTAAAAAATACCACAAccaatgtttttaaaactgaaTATTTATTTGGATCGCGGTTTAATGTCAAGTCTTcaatttttttagatataagtaaaattagtaaatgtgttaaaaataaaattagtaaatataatatataaataaatatcaaatataaaacactataaatataaactatttttgttCGAACCCtgaacactacaagaaaacatctCTGTTGCAAGGGAAAAAAACATCGCAATTCCGTTGCAAATCACGAGTTGCAACGGAATTGCGAGAAAAGTCAGTTCCTCGCAAATCTTTGCTTGCAAATCAAAAACGCTCGCAATTCTCTTGCAAAATTTGTAACGGAATGATttccctcgcaaatttgcaacggaactATTTTCCTCacaaatttgcaacggaattattatcctcgcaaatttgcaagagaaaaATATTCCCTCGCCAAATTGCaatagatttgaaaaaaaactttccCTCGCAAATTTGTCtcaggatattaaaaaaaaatacaaaataaaaaatataaataaatatatataaagaaactggtatttatatatacatacagatacatatttaaatacatgaatatattaaaaacctaaaaaaactTATAACAAACTGGTTTAGTTAATTGAACCACTTTAACAAAACCTAATTAAGTGTAATCTAACTAAACTTAACCAAAcctaattctaaaaaaaaattaaccctaCAAAATAAATCAGCCGACTCCTTCCCTCCTCCGCCGCACCACCACCACAGCGACGTCCACCACCACAGTGACCACCGCTGGTTGTCTCCTTACACATCAAGCTTCTTCTCAATCCTTCACCTCcctttaccaaaacaaaaaaaaaatcagatctaAACAGGgggagagacagagagatagagaaagagagagaggacgaACCTATTTTGCCTTGCTTACTCCAgcctgaaaacaaacaaattcagttcaaaacagagagacagagacgggtgaacagagagagagaggtcgaACCATGGTGGTGAGGCGTGAGATAAAGAAGATCTGGcggtgtgtgagagagagagaggagagctGGCGGCGAGGATAGCTTGAGAGAACTGGATTCGGCGAGGAGAGAGACGAGAAAGTGAGATCCAGCAAGGAGAGAGATTTGAGAGTGGGAGAAGACACAAGGTCAGCgagaaagagaagagatggTGGATAAAAaaatctcttgtttttttttttttttgacggcacgAACAAATGAAAAGAATTAGGTTTATGTCATTATATACTAACCCTAGTCtggaaactctttttttttttttgagaaaatagtTTTGCAACGGAATTGCAACGGGGCCCTCGCAATTCCCTCGCAAATTGCAACGGAATTTAATCCCTTGCAATTTTACAATAGATTTGCGAGGGAACcattgcaatttccttgcaaatttatagttaaagtgttttagggttttgttatgttttctatacactaatattttttttttttcttcttctatacactaatatgtttctttatatttactttttgaaatttactttataagtaatttaaaatttgaagttaaataataaatatattagttttaagattttagttAGAGTTTATGGTATTGGTTAATTTGGAGTATAATATGTATAGGGTTTAAGGGTTAAAAGTTTGGGGTATTGATTTAAGATTTTAAGCTaaagtttgaaaataaatttgaaaataaattataattacgtttgaaaagtttttatttagagtttagatttaaagTTATGAATATAGAATAGAGGTTGAGTATAAGGTTAAAGGTTTAGAATATTGAGTTTTAagattgatttttgaaaaagaaataatttttgagtttatctttaatattttaagttaaatttaagatttgatgttAGAATATTAAAGTTTGAAGTTTgtgtttggatttagggtttgaaaaattatttagggtttagggatttaaaaagacaaactaaagcttgaaaacatggatttgcaaggaaattgcaacGAGTCTCTCGCAAaacccttgcaaatttgcaagggaaattAGATTCTCTCGCAAATTAACAAGGGAATTGCGAGGGAATCTTTGCAAATTCCTTACCAATTCCTTGCAAACTCCTTGCAAATCAAATAACTTTAAGGTTTCATTTGGGGGTTTGGTATATTTTTGGTGGATTActatgtatttgtatttgttgtttaaaaaattaattaatgtgattttttttctttggaaattTACTTGATGTGTatttattgtataaattataaaattttgatatttagtacTTACTAATATTAGTTCAAGTTTCGAATTGTGAGAAAACAAGATAAacatataaagtttttatttagagtttagatttaaagTTATGAATTTAGAATAGAGGTTGAGTATAAGGTTAAAGGTTTAGAGTATTGAGATTTGagattgatttttgaaaaagaaataattttgagtttatatttagtattttaagttaaatttaaaatttggtgtTAGAATATTAAAGTTTGaagtttgtgtttggtttttagggtttaaaaaaGCATTTAGAGTTTAGGGATTTAAAAGACAAACTAAAGCTTGAAAATATGAATTTGCAAAGAAATTGCAACGAGTCTCTCGCAAaacccttgcaaatttgcaagggaaattAGATTCTCTCGCAAATTAGCAAGGGAATTGCGAGGGAATCTTTGCAAATTCCTTGCAAACTCCTTGCAAATCAAATAACTTTAGGGTTTCATTTGGGGGTTTGGTATATTTTTGGTGGACtatatgtatttgtatttgttgtttaaaaaattaattaatgtgattttctttttggaaattTACTTGATGTGTatttattgtataaattataaaattttgatatttagtacTTACTAAATTAGTTCAAGTTTCGAATTATGAGAAAACAAGTTAAAAATTTCGTTGCAAAATTTGcaagagaatttttttctttgcaaatttgcaagggatttgcAAGAACGATGTAACTACCATCGCAaatctcttgcaaatttgcaagcgAAACGTttctctcgcaaatttgcaagagactTGCAaggattatattttttcttgCAATTTCGTTGCAAATACgtcgcaaatttgcgaggaaaaatttcccttgcaaatttcCATTGCAATAggtctgttttcttgtagtggaatCGGTccaattttaaaagaaaaaactgtcCACaaccatatataaaatatacagatATATTTCATGTACATATGTGTACAATATGTATTCAAACTTACGAATGTAAAAATACAAgacatatatttgaaaatttataatataatagtgTTTGACGTTTATATTCTTCTAGGTAATTTGTTATTTTCCTACTTATAGGGTATCCAGATTATTTTTCAGAACGTATCAAAGTGGATAGCACAGCATATATAACGATTCGTTGATTCTTTTTATCTGGTCCTACGGAACTTAAGATATTTTGTCGACTAATATACAAgtttaacatataaaattattaaaggaATGACCGCTAAGTCATGACCACATGTCAGAGCAGTAATACACATCATTTCCAAAACCCATTATATTAATAAACAAGTTATTATCTTTCTTGTTTTCTCTTCATCAAGAAAGACACAAAATGAAAAATCCCCTCTTTTATTAGAACCCAGAAGAAATATTGTATAGAGACCAAAAAAAGTTGGTGATGTCATCTTCCCGATGGACGCTGATGGATCTACCGTCGTACCTGTCGTCATCGTGGGTGTTCCGGTGGCCGGAGGTGAACCTATCATTCCTGAACTCCGGTTGGAACATGAGACTGTTGTCGCTGTCTGGTAATTTCTCAATCATCGATGATCTGTTGTGGAGTTTGATATCGGTTGTTGAATCTATGGCTATTGTAGCTACGCTATGTTGCTACTTCTTGTTATGCGGTTGTACGCTTTGAGTATTCCATTTTctcattatttaattttctaaaacttttgtCGCGAATTTAGTTACCAAATGAAAATctctgtaaaataaaataaaatgatgaatTTCGTGACATTTCTTGACGTTTCATATGATGCTTTAGTACTACCTAGTACTAGTTCTATACTCAGTCAGTTCCGTTTAGTTTCGTTTTACGTATTCTACTGATGTCACATTGGTTTATACTGTGGTAATGAAATTGAAGGTACAAACCATTTAAGTTTTAACTTATGATTATTCATCATTAGTTTGATATATCTTAGCAATATGTGGAGATGTTGTATACTTGTATATATAATGGGAGTAATAGAAACTAACTGCTATTCACTATATGTATGTGTTTTGGGAAAACAAATAAAGTTTTTGAATGTTTGTTGCAACAACATAGCAAGCAATGTTAGCTGCCAAAAGAAAGCAGATTACCTACTTTCTTTAAAAGAAAAGGCGCCCAAGAAAGATATTTCGTTGCGGTACGTATAACTAACGttcctttttttaattgttAGACATccgttttcaaaaatttataaattaaggTATCCGTCTTCATGAGTTCTAGTGAGGTAGAGTCAGGGCAGGGCCGGGCCTGACTTTTTTAATGTCAGAAGCAGTGAAAAAGTTTTGGTCCCGAAAATGGTTTTTAGCTAATTTGAACTTTGAAACTGCCTACTAAACCACTCAACCAACTGACTCT
It encodes:
- the LOC108835311 gene encoding uncharacterized protein LOC108835311, giving the protein MSSSRWTLMDLPSYLSSSWVFRWPEVNLSFLNSGWNMRLLSLSGNFSIIDDLLWSLISVVESMAIVATLCCYFLLCGCTL